A region from the Vicia villosa cultivar HV-30 ecotype Madison, WI linkage group LG3, Vvil1.0, whole genome shotgun sequence genome encodes:
- the LOC131658668 gene encoding uncharacterized protein LOC131658668, which yields MAVEIQLKGSHLRTSRVIEENAKLKNQIAEMGSTSEKDSLPDCKGCDTLVAHSIAPPPTHRYYTRANQSLQMDQLRDDLIQMRAQVTSQMAQFMEVMQGMADRQEELRIRMDTIAQKTAAIPVLEEDRHEDLFPESEWGLPHDAGRMFRGLEERMRAMEGQGLGMDISDLGLVPGVRVPPKFKVPDFEKYKGNTCPKTHVRAYYRKIHVYSEDEGLLMHFFQDSLTGASLEWYMRLERANIRSWRDLVEAFIKQYQYNVDMAPNRTQLQNLAQKNNESFKEYAQKWRELAARVQPPMLEREMIDMFTNTLEGQYYSACSASSSFADLVMIGERIESGIKAGRIQNTSAASSSSGAGGKKPYNGFAKKREGETSAAYYGQGKGYAHQQVTAVTIPNAPFQQYQQQRYPPRQYQQRPKMPERVFDPIPMTYAQVFPYLLDLKLLQLTTLAIPAKLPASWDANARCEFHSGSPGHNIENCKALKHKVRDLIDSKAIEFTPTQGPNVV from the exons ATGGCGGTTGAGATTCAACTTAAGGGTAGCCACCTCCGCACCTCTCGTGTAATAGAAGAGAATGCGAAACTCAAAAACCAGATAGCAGAAATGGGAAGTACGTCTGAGAAAGATTCCCTCCCTGACTGCAAAGGATGTGATACCCTGGTAGCCCACT caattgCACCTCCACCTACACATCGCTACTACACAAGGGCTAATCAATCACTGCAAATGGATCAGTTAAGGGATGATCTTATCCAGATGAGAGCTCAGGTTACTTCTCAGATGGCCCAGTTCATGGAGGTCATGCAAGGCATGGCTGATcgccaagaagagctcagaaTCCGAATGGACACAATTGCTCAG AAGACCGCTGCTATCCCTGTGTTGGAAGAGGACCGACACGAGGATTTGTTTCCTGAAAGTGAATGGGGACTTCCACATGATGCTGGAAGGATGTTTAGAGgtctggaggaaaggatgagggcCATGGAAGGCCAAGGACTGGGGATGGATATCAGTGATTTGGGTTTAGTTCCTGGCGTCCGTGTGCCACCGAAGTTCAAGGTACCtgattttgagaaatacaaggggaatACTTGTCCTAAGACACATGTCCGAGCTTACTATCGCAAAATACATGTGTACTCTGAGGATGAAGGATTGttgatgcatttcttccaagatagcctgactggggcatccttggaatggtACATGAGATTGGAGAGGGCTAACATCCGAAGTTGGAGGGACTTAGTCGAGGCCTTCATAAAGCAATATCAGTATAATGTCGACATGGCACCAAATCGTACTCAGTTACAAAATCTAGCCCAGAAAAATAATGAGTCTTTTAAGGAGTATGCGCAGAAATGGCGCGAGTTGGCGGCTAGAGTCCAACCGCCTATGCTGGAAAGAGAGATGATAGACATGTTCACTAACACTTTGGAGGGCCAATATTACTCCGCCTGCTCTGCATCTTCGAGCTTCGCCGATTTGGTTATGATCGGTGAACGTATTGAAAGTGGGATTAAGGCTGGAAGAATACAAAATACAAGTGCTGCTAGTTCCTCCTCTGGGGCTGGTGGAAAGAAGCCATACAATGGATTTGCTAAAAAAAGGGAGGGCGAAACAAGTGCTGCTTACTATGGTCAAGGCAAGGGCTATGCTCATCAACAAGTAACCGCTGTAACTATACCAAATGCACCTTTTCAGCAATATCAACAACAACGGTATCCGCCACGTCAGTATCAACAACGACCGAAAATGCCAGAAAGGGTTTTTGACCCGATCCCGATGACGTATGCACAAGTATTTCCGTATCTCCTCGATTTGAAGTTGCTCCAATTGACGACTCTGGCCATTCCTGCTAAGTTGCCTGCTAGTTGGGATGCCAACGCAAGATGTGAGTTCCACTCTGGGTCACCTGGACATAATATTGAAAATTGTAAAGCATTGAAACATAAGGTCCGGGATCTTATCGACTCTAAAGCCATCGAGTTTACTCCTACTCAAGGACCTAATGTTGTTTAG
- the LOC131658669 gene encoding uncharacterized protein LOC131658669, whose amino-acid sequence MSVSEYAEKFEDLADYSRQAAYAQDELWKIDQFMMGLRADIAHSVLQREFTIYAECLRQYYIAENSLKRVQEERNQNKTSFREQGRSGHYLKPRNFPTKKKQNHGDQSSIPPQCDKCKRRHRGDCRPFGAACYECGEMGHMARHCPKKKAPEKTVGHVYTLDARKAKGNNYLIAECVYRLGLEETPLPDPMVISSATDDSVEARLVCKDCFVFFNDRDFPIDLNCLPLKRIDVILGMDWLSPNSVYIGCKEKAIFIPAEETTSDDAITKLIEGTIRMVNYLFSQEISFLLVLSKEPSVRMELSEIPVVCEFPDVFPEDITSLPLEREAEFSIDLVPGTAPVSITPYRMSPIELRELKSQLEELLAKHFIQPNVSPWGAPVLLVKKKDGSMRLFIDYRQLNKVTIKNKYPLPQIDDLLNQLKGASVFSEIDLRSGYHQIRGKSSDVPKTAFRTRYGHYEFLVMPFCMTNAPSVFMDYMNRIFQPYLDQFVVIFIDDILVYSRSLEEHKEHLWIVLSTLREKQLYAKLSKCEFWLSKVSFLGHVISGGGVAVDPSKVEAVVIWDRLKSVTEVRSFLGLAGYYRRFIMGFAKFALPLTKLTRKEVAFEWDSECEQSFQKLKEKLTFAPVLVIPDPNRSYEVFCIASKKGLGGVLMQYGQVVAYASRQLRSHEENYPTHDLELAAIVFALKVLRHYLYGVHFEMFSDHKSLRYFFDQKELNMRHRRWMEYLKDYDFELKYHPGKANKVADALSRKEFRVAELMMLEHGLLEKFRNLNLQFEWMPNGVLLSNLSIVNKLRETIRLAQECDAKLQADENLPYFCRAPDGILLFHQRVCVPNDPELKRLILDKAHKRMKKEIAEYVAQCSICQRVKIEHQRPGGMLQPLEIPVWKWDSISMDFIVGLPRARGGYDSIWVIVDRLTKCAHFLPVKTTHKVIHLARLFIAKIVRLHGVPSNIVSDRDPKFTSRFWKMFHKELGNRLDMSTSNHPQSDEQTERTIQTIEDMLRACILEEGGSWKDHLPLVEFAYNNSYHASLGMAPNEALYGRKCRSLDNLKKSQDRQKNHADKRRRPLEFEVGDHVYLKVTPRLRLGGPFKTRKLSPTYVGPYQIVSRIGGVAYQLALPPSLSGLHDVFHVSQLRRFVPAAFHPILPDSIAVEPDLSYDPQPCRILEHASKSLRNKEIPLVKVLWDETRLEEATWELESGMRESYPHLLCSAVRTAGEDDRSPSPASDQTQDPVSVEFYDSELRWFTFQDYQLAPTLEEYADILKIKVQRKIPFVCVPEKPKMDRIAGALYLSMKDVMDNWKPNGGTHGFYVRFLMKKAEALAVEEKWKEFNALLVVMIYGLVLFPNILNFVDLTAICLFMDQNPVPTLLADTYYAVHSRYGKKGSVGGCLPLLYEWFSSHLPKSGAFVTTRDSQKWPQRIMGLTANDIVWCHIGMDIEEVITSCGSFDNVPLIETKGVINYNPGLALRQLGFVLKDKPLDKEIFESVCFEKGTDPEGLEKVRSAWNSIHTDDQTSLGEKNAVAKQAYTDWVKDRVKDRLLPFPKVNPLYEKPPKVLTVTVPAENYTQADMENTQLREKRPDTQLRHYPVDKRRVELIHEAGMLKGGSSRVQKRTRTEKGERATTVVAEDHQKIIKRQ is encoded by the exons ATGTCCGTTTCGGagtatgctgagaagtttgaagaCCTGGCTGATTACTCCCGACAGGCTGCCTATGCTCAGgatgaactatggaagattgatcagttcATGATGGGACTAAGGGCGGACATTGCTCATAGTGTATTACAGAGAGAGTTCACCATTTATGCTGAGTGTTTGAGGCAATACTATATTgctgaaaacagtttgaagaggGTTCAAGAAGAGAGAAATCAGAACAAGACAAGTTTTAGAGAGCAAGGAAGATCAGGACACTATCTGAAGCCCCGCAACTTTCCGACAAAGAAGAAGCAAAATCATGGTGACCAGTCATCTATACCTCCTCAGTGTGATAAATGTAAGAGAAGACATCGTGGGGATTGTAGGCCTTTTGGAGCTGCTTGCTATGAGTGTGGTGAAATGGGCCACATGGCTAGGCATTGTCCAAAGAAGAAAGCTCCTGAGAAGACCGTAGGTCATGTGTATACCTTGGATGCAAGGAAAGCGAAGGGAAACAACTAtctcattgcgg AGTGTGTTTACCGACTTGGGTTGGAAGAAACTCCTCTACCTGATCCTATGGTCATTTCCTCGGCTACGGATGATTCTGTGGAAGCTCGGCTAGTTTGCAAggattgttttgtattttttaatgacCGTGATTTTCCGATCGATCTGAATTGCTTACCTCTCAAGAGAAtcgatgtcattcttggaatggATTGGTTATCTCCTAATTCAGTGTATATTGGATGCAAGGAGAAGGCTATATTCATTCCTGCAGAAGAGACTACCTCcgatgatgcaattaccaagttaATTGAAGGTACAATCAGAATGGTTAactatctcttttctcaagaaatatcctttcttttagttctttccaaGGAGCCTTCTGTAAGGATGGAATTGTCTGAGATTCCAGTGGTGTGCGAATTTCCTGATGTATTCCCTGAGgacatcacttctcttcctctaGAAAGAGAAGCGGAATTCTCGATTGACCTCGTTCCTGGTACTGCCCCTGTCTCTATAACTCCGTATCGGATGTCCCCTATCGAactcagagaattgaagagcCAGTTAGAAGAACTCCTAGCTAAGCATTTCATTCAGCCCaatgtttctccatggggagctcctgttctcTTGGTGAAGAAGAAGGACGGAAGTATGCGTTTGTTTATCGATTACCGTCAACTGAACAAGgttaccataaagaacaaatatcccTTGCCACAGATTGACGACCTCCTaaatcaattgaaaggagccagtgtgttctcggAGATTGATCTTAGGtcggggtatcatcagattcgggggAAGAGCTCAGACGTTCCCAAGACTGCATTCAGAActcggtatggtcattacgagtttttagttatgccttTTTGTATGACTAATGCTCCGTCTGTTTTCATGGACTACATGAATCGAATATTCCAACCGtatctggatcagtttgtggtgatCTTCATTGACGATATCTTGGTGTATTCTCGTTCTCTAGAAGAGCATAAAGAGCATTTGTGGATCGTGTTGTCTACTCTTCGAGAGAAGCAATTGTACGCCAAGCTTagcaagtgcgagttctggttatcgAAAGTAAGTTTCCTTGGTCACGTCATTTCTGGGGGAGGCGTGGCAGTAGACCCTTCAAAGGTAGAAGCGGTAGTGATTTGGGACCGACTGAAGAGTGTAACGGAGGTTCGAAGTTTCTTAGGGCTAGCCGGTTACTATCGGAGGTTTATCATGGGATTTGCTAAATTCGCCTTACCATTGACGAAGCTTACCCGGAAGGAAGTTGCTTTTGAATGGGACTCCGAGTGTGAGCAAAGTTTCCAGAAGCTTAAGGAGAAGTTGACTTTTGCACCGGTATTGGTGATTCCTGACCCAAATCGATCGTACGAAGTATTTTGTATTGCGTCTAAGAAAGGTTTAGGAGGAGTGTTGATGCAATACGGTCAAGTCGTGGCTTATGCATCTCggcagttgagatctcatgaGGAGAATTATCCTACCCAcgatcttgagcttgctgcaatagTCTTTGCGCTTAAAGTGTTGCgacattacttgtatggagtccACTTTGAAAtgttcagcgatcataagagccTAAGATACTTttttgatcagaaggagttgaacaTGCGACATAGAAGATGGATGGAGTATCTTAAGGATTATGACTTTGAACTGAAATACCATCCAGGGAAGGCTAATAAAGTAGcagatgctttaagtaggaaggaATTTCGGGTTGCGGAGTTGATGATGTTAGAACATGGTTTATTAGAGAAGTTCCGAAACCTTAACCTTCAGTTCGAATGGATGCCCAACGGTGTTCTGCTTAGCAATTTGAGCATCGTGAACAAGCTTCGGGAGACGATCCGGTTAGCTCAGGAATGTGATGCAAAGTTGCAAGCAGACGAGAACCTTCCTTATTTTTGTAGGGCACCGGATGGAATCCTTTTGTTTCATCAGAGAGTTTGTGTACCAAATGATCCTGAGTTAAAGCGTCTAATCCTTGACAAAGCGCACAAGA gaatgaagaaagaaattgcagaATACGTGGCGCAGTGTTCTATCTGTCAACGggttaagattgaacatcagaggcCAGGAGGGATGTTGCAACCTCTGGAGATACCAGTATGGAAATGGGACtctatctctatggatttcattGTGGGATTACCCCGTGCCCGAGGTGGATACGATTCTATATGGGTGATAGTGGACAGGTTAACTAAGTGTGCTCACTTTTTGCCTGTAAAGACGACCCACAAGGTGATCCACCTTGCAAGACTTTTCATAGCGAAGATTGTTCGATTGCATGGTGTGCCATCCAATATAGTGTCCGAtcgagatccaaagttcacttcgagattttggaagaTGTTCCATAAGGAATTAGGGAATAGGCTGGATATGAGTACCTCTAATCACCCCCAATCTGATGAgcagacggagaggacaatcCAGACGATTGAAGATATgttgagagcttgtattttggaagaaggtgggagttggaaggATCATTTACCTTTGGTGGAATTTGCatataataacagttaccatgctagtttgggtatggctcccAATGAGGCTCTATATGGCAGGAAGTGTCGATCTCTC GATAATCTTAAGAAATCCCAGGATCGACAGAAGAATCATGCGGACAAGCGAAGGAGGCCTTTGGAATTTGAAGTTGGAGACCACGTGTATCTAAAAGTCACCCCGAGATTGAGACTGGGAGGACCGTTCAAGACACGTAAGCTTAGTCCAACATACGTGGGACCCTATCAGATTGTGAGTCGGATAGGTGGAGTGGCCTATCAGTTGGCATTGCCACCTTCCCTATCCGGACtacatgatgtgttccatgtatcccaaCTCCGAAGATTTGTGCCTGCTGCTTTCCATCCTATCCTACCAGATTCTATTGCCGTGGAACCAGATCTTTCCTATGATCCACAACCTTGCCGTATCTTGGAACATGCTAGTAAGTCTCTAAGGAATAAGGAAATACCTCTTGTGAAGGTGTTGTGGGATGAGACGCGTCTTGAGGAAGCTACATGGGAGCTTGAGTCAGGGATGCGGGAGTCCTATCCCCACTTGTTATG CTCCGCCGTGAGAacggccggagaagacgaccggagtccGTCTCCGGCGTCTGATCAAACTCAGGATCCCGTTTCTGTTGAG TTCTATGATTCTGAATTGCGCTGGTTCACCTTTCAAGACTACCAACTGGCTCCCACCCTTGAAGAGTATGCTGACATTCTCAAGATTAAGGTTCAACGTAAAATCCCTTTTGTATGCGTACCTGAGAAGCCAAAAATGGATCGCattgctggtgctctttatttgagcatgaaggaTGTTATggataactggaagcctaatggtggaacTCATGGATTCTATGTAAGATTTCTGATGAAGAAGGCTGAAGCCCTTGCTGTTGAGGAAaaatggaaagaattcaatgctctccTTGTCGTCATGATCTATGGATTAGTGTTGTTCCCGAATATTCTGAACTTTGTCGATCTTACTGCTATCTGTCTCTTTATGGATCAAAATCCTGTGCCCACTCTGTTGGCCGACACTTATTATGCCGTCCATTCTAGGTATGGGAAGAAAGGGTCAGTTGGGGGTTGTTTACCACTACTATACGAATGGTTTTCTTCACATTTGCCTAAAAGCGGAGCGTTTGTCACCACAAGAGACTCacagaaatggcctcaaaggatcatggggcttactgCAAACGACATCGTCTGGTGTCACATCGGAATGGACATAGAGGAAGTTATAACTAGTTGTGGCAGTTTTGACAACGTTCCCCTCATAGAAACGAAAGGTGTTATCAATTATAACCCGGGGCTCGCGTTACGCCAGTTGGGATTTGTGCTTAAAGacaagcctttggacaaagagatattCGAATCCGTTTGCTTTGAGAAGGGAACTGATCCAGAGGGTTTGGAAAAAGTAAGAAGTGCCTGGAATAGCATCCATACAGATGATCAGACTTCTCTAGGTGAGAAGAATGCCGTTGCCAAACAAGCCTATACAGATTGGGTCAAAGATAGAGTTAAGGACCGCCTATTGCCCTTCCCGAAGGTTAACCCATTGTATGAGAAACCACCTAAGGTTCTAACTGTCACTGTGCCTGCTGAGAATTACACCCAAGCGGATATGGAAAACACCCAGTTGCGTGAAAAGAGGCCAGACACACAACTAAGACATTATCCTGTGGATAAGAGAAGGGTTGAGTTGATACACGAAGCCGGGATGCTGAAAGGgggatcttccagagttcaaaagagaACCAGAACTGAAAAGGGTGAAAGAGCTACTACTGTTGTTGCCGAGGATCACCAAAAGATCATAAAAAGGCAataa
- the LOC131658667 gene encoding uncharacterized protein LOC131658667 has product MPPHGAHAANAIEVVEDARLVKDVIELGSLLPLLKKELLRMDLYSGCGEFCADCMAISSVCDKVKSGVQQLIDSGYLQFERVRRPEMVENEVNVASISYIPAKIPIPARAPPLVITLPGPVPYTSERAIPWNYGAEVFYQGAKYEIKSPIEKEDVDNVVGIGRMTRSGRIFNPPQNTRDDNAEALAQVKGKRVVEDTVDHGQSSNSEDNVAKEMEEFLKIIKKMNQLEGVVSNINAGNGLGFTDADLPSEGRNHNRALHISVECKGTMLSRVLVDTGSSLNVLPKSSLMRLDYSDVEIRPSELMVRDFDGSKRSVFGEVDLPIMIGPQLFTITFFVMDIHASYSCLLGRPWIHAAGAVTSTLHQKLKFATQGKIVTICGEEEHVVSHIASFRHIEVEGEVHETPCQAFEAVQTIKIPYVENKKLEAPMSSLKEAKAVVEFGHPEGWGRVLDLPIKQDKCGIGYQVGQSSSNEAPKKPGTFVPIKFSSAGIGKDHICAADDDMDSDYDIEGWIKPCAPGQKLLNWSSEDIISIAFDQE; this is encoded by the exons ATGCCTCCCCATGGAGCTCATGCTGCAAATGCCATTGAGGTTGTTGAAGATGCTCGCTTGGTCAAGGATGTGATCGAATTGGGCTCTCTGTTGCCATTATTGAAGAAGGAATTATTGAGGATGGATCTATACTCGGGTTGTGGGGAATTTTGTGCTGATTGCATGGCCATTTCCTCAGTTTGTGATAAGGTGAAAAGTGGGGTTCAACAGTTGATAGATAGTGGGTATCTACAGTTTGAGCGTGTGCGTCGTCCTGAAATGGTTGAAAACGAAGTTAATGTGGCATCCATTTCGTATATTCCTGCCAAGATTCCAATTCCCGCCCGAGCACCTCCTTTGGTTATTACATTGCCTGGTCCCGTCCCGTATACTAGTGAAAGAGCAATCCCATGGAATTATGGGGCAGAAGTTTTCTACCAAGGGGCCAAGTATGAGATCAAGTCGCCGATTGAGAAAGAGGATGTGGATAATGTTGTTGGCATTGGAAGAATGACAAGGAGTGGTCGTATTTTCAATCCTCCCCAGAATACTCGCGATGATAATGCAGAAGCTTTAGCTCAAGTAAAAGGGAAAAGAGTGGTAGAAGATACAGTGGATCACGGGCAAAGCTCTAATTCTGAAGATAATGTGGccaaagagatggaagagttcctaaAGATCATCAAGAAAA TGAATCAACTTGAAGGAGTGGTGTCAAACATCAACGCTGGTAATGGATTGGGATTCACTGATGCAGACTTGCCTTCCGAAGGTAGAAACCACAATAGAGCTTTGCATATATCAGTGGAGTGTAAAGGGACTATGTTATCACGTGTTCTCGTGGATACTGGATCTTCTTTGAATGTATTACCGAAGTCGTCTTTGATGAGGCTAGATTATTCTGATGTTGAGATAAGGCCGAGTGAACTGATGGTGAGAGATTTTGATGGCTCAAAGAGATCAGTGTTTGGGGAAGTTGACTTGCCAATAATGATAGGTCCCCAGCTCTTCACCATTACTTTCTTTGTGATGGATATCCACGCGTCTTACAGTTGTCTCCTGGGACGtccatggatccatgctgctggggccgtgACTTCCACTTTGCATCAGAAACTCAAGTTCGCAACTCAAGGAAAGATAGTCACCATATGTGGGGAAGAAGAACACGTAGTAAGTCATATCGCGTCTTTCAGGCAtattgaggtggaaggagaggtCCACGAGACACCATGCCAAGCTTTTGAGGCTGTCCAGACTATCAAGATCCCTTATGTTGAAAATAAGAAGTTGGAGGCCCCCATGTCTTCACTAAAGGAAGCTAAAGCTGTGGTTGAGTTTGGTCATCCTGAAGGATGGGGCCGAGTCTTGGATTTACCGATCAAGCAAGATAAATGTGGGATTGGTTATCAAGTGGGTCAGAGTTCATCTAATGAGGCCCCCAAGAAGCCCGGAACTTTCGTTCCGATCAAGTTCTCTAGTGCTGGCATTGGCAAGGATCATATTTGTGCTGCTGATGATGATATGGATAGCGATTATGATATCGAGGGATGGATCAAGCCATGTGCCCCAGGACAGAAGCTTCTCAACTGGTCATCCGAGGACATCATCTCAATTGCTTTTGATCAAGAGTAA